The window TTGCGCATGCCTCGCAGACCAAAATGCCGGGACTGGTCAAAATAGGATGTTGAATCAAATCCGACACCATCATCACGGATGTTCAGGTGCAGCCCATCGGACTCATAACACAGGTGGAGTAGAATGCGGGCAGGTTTGGCGTGGCGAACCGCATTGGTCATGC is drawn from Puniceicoccaceae bacterium and contains these coding sequences:
- a CDS encoding ATP-binding protein, which gives rise to MTNAVRHAKPARILLHLCYESDGLHLNIRDDGVGFDSTSYFDQSRHFGLRGMRNRAKSIGAQLDIESEPGRGTCIRMFLARPSESSSMHSTS